TAAACCTGAAAAGTCGAGAAAGGTGAGTCGGGTGAGCGTACTGGACAAGTTCCGCATGGACGGCAAGGTCGCGGTGGTGACCGGGGCGTCCTCGGGCCTCGGCGTGTATTTCGCCCGGGCCTTCGCCGAGGCCGGCGCGGACGTCGTGCTGGCAGCGCGGCGGGTGGAGAAGCTCGCGGAGGCGGCCGAACTCGTCACCGCCGCCGGACGCGCAGCCCTGCCGGTGGCGACCGATGTCGCCGACCCGGCTGCGGCCACCGCCATGGTGGAGGCCGCGATGGAGCGGTTCGGCCGGGTCGATGTGTTGATCAACAACGCGGGCGTCGGCACGGCGCACCCGGCCACCCGGGAGACTCCCGAGCAGTTCCGGGAGGTCATCGACATCAACCTCAACGGGGCCTACTGGGCGGCGCAGGCCTGTGGACGGGTGATGCAGCCGGGTTCGTCGATCGTCAACATCTCCAGCGTCTTGGGTCTGACCACTGCCGGGTTGCCGCAGGCGGCCTACGCGGCCAGCAAGGCCGGCCTGATCGGTCTGACGCGGGACCTGGCTCAGCAGTGGGGGAGCCGAAAGGGCATTCGGGTCAACGCGATCGCGCCCGGCTTCTTCGCCTCGGAGATGACCGAGCAGTACCGCCCGGGCTACCTGGAGAGCGTCGCGCACCGGATCGTGCTGGGCCAGATGGGCGACCCGGAAGATCTCGCAGCCTCGGTGCTGTGGCTTGCCTCCGATGCCGGTGGCTACGTCACGGGACAGACGATCGCGGTCGACGGCGGCTTCACGATCAACTAGCTCGGTGCGCCGGGCAGCGCAAGCGCACCATCCCTGGCAGGTTCTAAGGTGATCGGTGGCCAACGAGACGCAGTGCCGTTGGTGCCCGAGAGGATCTGCACTTGTGAGCGATGTCGATACCGGGCAGGCAGCGCAAGGGTCCGGGTTGGAGCCCGACGTCTCGCGCTCGGTCCGCAGGGCGTTCAGTGTTCTGGAGTGGTTGGCGCCACGACTGGGCGCGCGCTGGGCGATCGAGTTGTGGTGTACACCGCCGGAGACGAAGTCCACGCGCATGCCACCGGGTGCGGGCGTGGGCGAGGCCGTGGAAGCATCCTGGTCAGGCCATCGAATCGTGGGCGAAGCATGGGGTGAGGGACCAACGGTGTACCTCGTGCACGGCTGGGGCGGATGTCGAGCGCA
The window above is part of the Mycolicibacter sp. MU0102 genome. Proteins encoded here:
- a CDS encoding SDR family NAD(P)-dependent oxidoreductase, producing the protein MSVLDKFRMDGKVAVVTGASSGLGVYFARAFAEAGADVVLAARRVEKLAEAAELVTAAGRAALPVATDVADPAAATAMVEAAMERFGRVDVLINNAGVGTAHPATRETPEQFREVIDINLNGAYWAAQACGRVMQPGSSIVNISSVLGLTTAGLPQAAYAASKAGLIGLTRDLAQQWGSRKGIRVNAIAPGFFASEMTEQYRPGYLESVAHRIVLGQMGDPEDLAASVLWLASDAGGYVTGQTIAVDGGFTIN